A window of Dickeya zeae NCPPB 2538 contains these coding sequences:
- the pstC gene encoding phosphate ABC transporter permease PstC, whose amino-acid sequence MAEQKPTITPPGKQGDILFGALVRLAALLTLLLLGGIIVSLIFASWPSIKTFGFSFLWTKEWDAPAGQFGALVPIYGTIVTSLIALIIAIPISFGIALFLTELAPGWLKRPLGVAIELLAAIPSIVYGMWGLFVFAPLFAKYFQQPVGSVLSSIPLVGTLFSGPAFGIGILAAGVILAIMIIPYIAAVMRDVFEQTPVMMKESAYGIGCTTWEVIWHIVLPFTKNGVIGGVMLGLGRALGETMAVTFIIGNTYQFDSFSLYMPGNSITSALANEFAEADTGLHTAALMELGLILFVITFIVLACSKLMIMRLAKNEGAR is encoded by the coding sequence ATGGCTGAGCAAAAGCCAACTATTACACCTCCGGGAAAACAGGGCGACATACTGTTCGGGGCGCTGGTCAGACTGGCGGCCCTGTTGACGTTGCTGCTGCTGGGCGGAATTATCGTTTCCCTGATTTTTGCCTCATGGCCAAGCATCAAAACGTTTGGTTTCTCCTTTCTGTGGACCAAAGAGTGGGATGCGCCCGCTGGACAATTTGGCGCGCTGGTACCGATTTACGGCACCATCGTGACCTCGCTGATCGCGCTGATTATCGCCATCCCCATCAGTTTCGGTATCGCATTGTTCCTGACAGAACTGGCGCCAGGCTGGCTGAAACGTCCGCTGGGTGTGGCTATCGAATTGCTGGCCGCTATCCCCAGTATTGTGTACGGCATGTGGGGGTTGTTCGTGTTCGCCCCGCTGTTCGCTAAATATTTCCAACAGCCGGTGGGCAGCGTGTTATCGAGTATCCCACTGGTTGGCACGTTGTTTTCCGGTCCGGCGTTCGGTATCGGTATTCTGGCCGCTGGGGTGATTCTGGCTATCATGATAATCCCTTACATCGCGGCGGTGATGCGCGATGTGTTCGAGCAAACGCCGGTGATGATGAAAGAGTCGGCGTACGGCATCGGTTGTACCACCTGGGAAGTTATCTGGCACATCGTGTTGCCGTTCACCAAAAACGGCGTGATTGGCGGCGTGATGCTGGGGCTGGGTCGTGCGTTGGGCGAAACCATGGCGGTGACGTTTATCATCGGCAACACGTACCAGTTTGATAGTTTCTCGCTTTATATGCCGGGCAACAGTATCACCTCTGCGCTGGCTAACGAATTTGCCGAAGCGGATACCGGGCTGCATACCGCCGCGTTGATGGAGCTGGGCCTGATCCTGTTTGTGATTACGTTTATCGTGCTGGCCTGTTCGAAGCTGATGATCATGCGTCTGGCTAAAAACGAAGGAGCACGCTAA
- the pstA gene encoding phosphate ABC transporter permease PstA — MASIGIENRSDTMETRRKMQAWRRQKNRVALFLSMLTMAFGLFWLVWILMSTVTKGIDGMSLSLFTEMTPPPNTAGGGLANAIVGSGLLILWSTLFGTPLGILAGVYLAEYGRKSLIAEVIRFINDILLSAPSIVVGLFVYTLVVAKMEHFSGWAGVIALALLQVPIVIRTTENMLKLVPDSLREAAYALGTPKWKMISAITLKASVSGIITGVLLAVARIAGETAPLLFTSLSNQFWSTDLMQPIANLPVTIFKFAMSPFKEWQGLAWAGVLLITLCVLVLNILARVLFAKKSH, encoded by the coding sequence ATGGCAAGCATTGGTATTGAAAACCGTTCTGACACGATGGAAACCCGCCGTAAGATGCAGGCCTGGCGTCGCCAGAAAAACCGCGTCGCGCTGTTTCTGTCGATGCTGACCATGGCGTTTGGCTTGTTCTGGCTGGTGTGGATTCTGATGTCCACCGTGACTAAAGGCATTGACGGCATGTCGCTGTCGCTGTTTACCGAAATGACGCCGCCGCCGAATACGGCGGGTGGTGGTCTGGCCAACGCGATTGTCGGCAGTGGGCTGTTAATTCTGTGGTCAACCCTGTTTGGCACGCCGCTGGGGATTCTGGCGGGCGTCTACCTGGCAGAGTACGGCCGCAAGTCGCTGATCGCGGAAGTGATTCGCTTTATTAACGACATCCTGCTGTCGGCACCGTCGATAGTGGTGGGGCTGTTCGTCTACACGCTGGTCGTGGCCAAAATGGAACACTTCTCCGGCTGGGCGGGGGTGATTGCGCTGGCGCTTTTGCAGGTGCCTATCGTTATCCGTACCACGGAAAACATGCTGAAACTGGTGCCGGATAGTCTGCGTGAAGCGGCTTACGCACTGGGGACGCCGAAATGGAAGATGATTTCGGCCATTACCCTGAAAGCGTCGGTATCCGGCATCATCACCGGGGTGTTGCTGGCGGTAGCGCGTATCGCCGGGGAAACCGCACCGCTGCTGTTTACCTCGCTGTCGAACCAGTTCTGGAGCACAGATCTGATGCAGCCGATCGCCAACCTGCCGGTCACCATCTTTAAATTTGCGATGAGTCCGTTTAAAGAGTGGCAAGGGCTGGCGTGGGCCGGGGTATTGCTGATTACCTTGTGTGTGCTGGTGCTGAACATTCTTGCGCGTGTACTGTTCGCCAAAAAATCGCATTAA
- the pstB gene encoding phosphate ABC transporter ATP-binding protein PstB, with product MSMVTETSASKIQVRNLNFYYGKFHALKNITLDIAKNQVTAFIGPSGCGKSTLLRTLNKMYQLYPEQRAEGDILLDGNNILTDSQDIALLRAKVGMVFQKPTPFPMSIYDNIAFGVKLFEKLSRAEMDERVQWALTKAALWQETKDKLHQSGYSLSGGQQQRLCIARGIAIRPDVLLLDEPCSALDPISTGRIEELISELKKDYTVVIVTHNMQQAARCSDHTAFMYLGELIEFSDTDTLFTAPRQKQTEDYITGRYG from the coding sequence ATGAGTATGGTCACAGAGACATCCGCCAGCAAAATCCAGGTGCGCAATCTGAACTTCTATTATGGAAAATTTCATGCGCTGAAAAACATCACGCTGGATATTGCCAAAAATCAGGTGACGGCGTTTATCGGGCCGTCGGGGTGCGGTAAGTCTACCTTGCTGCGTACCCTGAATAAAATGTATCAGCTCTATCCTGAGCAGCGTGCCGAAGGCGATATTCTGCTGGATGGCAACAATATTCTGACCGATAGCCAGGATATCGCGTTGCTGCGCGCCAAGGTGGGGATGGTGTTCCAGAAGCCGACGCCGTTTCCGATGTCTATTTACGACAATATTGCCTTTGGGGTGAAGCTGTTTGAAAAGCTGTCGCGTGCAGAGATGGACGAGCGTGTTCAGTGGGCGCTGACCAAAGCGGCACTGTGGCAGGAAACCAAGGATAAGTTGCACCAGAGCGGTTACAGCTTGTCCGGCGGTCAACAACAGCGTTTGTGTATCGCCCGCGGCATCGCCATTCGTCCTGACGTTTTGCTGCTGGATGAACCCTGTTCGGCGCTGGATCCGATCTCTACCGGCCGCATCGAAGAGCTGATTTCTGAATTAAAGAAAGACTATACCGTGGTGATCGTGACGCATAACATGCAACAGGCAGCGCGTTGTTCCGACCATACGGCGTTTATGTATCTGGGCGAGCTGATTGAGTTCAGTGATACCGATACTCTGTTTACCGCGCCACGGCAGAAACAGACCGAAGATTACATCACCGGTCGTTACGGTTGA
- the phoU gene encoding phosphate signaling complex protein PhoU, with protein sequence MDNLNLNKHISGQFNAELESIRTQVMTMGGLVEQQLTDAITAMHNRDAELAQRVIEGDSKVNMMEVAIDEACVRIIAKRQPTASDLRLVMAIIKTISELERIGDVADKICRTALEKFSHQHQPLLVSLESLGNHTVQMLHDVLDAFARMDLDEAKRIYMEDKKVDKEYEGIVRQLMTHMMEDSRTIPSVLTALFCARSIERIGDRCQNICEFIFYFVKGQDFRHLGGDALEKMLAQKDADKSETQQPE encoded by the coding sequence ATGGACAATCTCAATCTAAACAAACATATTTCCGGTCAGTTTAATGCCGAGCTGGAAAGCATCCGCACCCAGGTAATGACCATGGGCGGGCTGGTGGAACAGCAACTGACCGACGCCATCACTGCGATGCATAACCGCGACGCGGAACTGGCGCAGCGCGTCATTGAAGGTGACTCTAAAGTCAACATGATGGAAGTGGCTATCGACGAGGCGTGCGTGCGTATCATCGCCAAGCGCCAGCCGACGGCCAGTGACTTGCGTCTGGTCATGGCGATCATCAAGACGATTTCCGAGCTGGAGCGTATCGGCGACGTGGCGGATAAAATCTGCCGCACCGCGCTGGAGAAGTTCTCTCATCAGCATCAGCCGCTGTTGGTGAGCCTGGAGTCGCTGGGTAACCACACTGTGCAGATGCTGCACGATGTGCTGGACGCGTTTGCCCGTATGGATCTGGATGAAGCCAAACGCATCTACATGGAAGATAAGAAGGTGGATAAAGAGTACGAAGGCATTGTGCGTCAGTTAATGACCCACATGATGGAAGACTCCCGCACCATTCCCAGCGTTTTGACCGCCTTGTTCTGCGCCCGTTCCATCGAGCGTATCGGTGACCGTTGCCAGAACATTTGCGAGTTCATTTTCTACTTCGTCAAAGGCCAGGATTTTCGTCATCTGGGTGGCGACGCACTGGAAAAAATGCTGGCACAGAAAGATGCCGACAAATCGGAAACGCAGCAACCGGAATAA